One Argentina anserina chromosome 6, drPotAnse1.1, whole genome shotgun sequence genomic window, AACCCAATTGATGGATTGTTATGATTCTAATGTAATTCAGTCACGTGTGCAGCAGATGATAGCCAAtagggtatatatatatatatatactccgTTGTATTatcgaagaagaaaaatagcaatttcaattttattttcttcttttcatttAGTTGGAGTCTCTTACGTTAGGGGTAAAACCATAACAATAAAGGACAAATTATGCCAAACACAAATGAAGAAACTGGACTTAAAAATACAAAATCCTAAATGAACAAACTGAATTTGCTCGTTTAGTTAAGTAGATGAACTGGAGGTTGCCTCGTTTTCTTCAGTCAAAAAAGGAATAGGTTTTGTTGGAGCTGGCAAGCGGCCAATGCTGTCAACCTTGTCCTTCTGTTTTGGCGGAGGTCTAGCTGCTCTTGGCAATAATCTGCCCTTCTTTTCAAACCACTCGGGTGTGAGTAAAGCTCGAAAACCTAACTTGTTGTAATACACTCTTCTGACAGACCCTCCTGCAGCTTCAACTGCGTCCTTTGCCCTTACAGTGACCCGTGATACCTAGAATGTCATTTGTCAGTTCAGTGTCAAGAGCACATATGCAGATAACTGAGATAACAGTTCAGGTGCATTACATGCAACCGACAAGAATGAGATCATGTGCACAGGTATAAAATGATTAATGCGGTTACAAATATAATGAGCCAGCACTTAGACTAACAGGAAAGAGATCATGTGCACAagtataaaataattaatgtGGTTAAAACATTACAAGCCACCACTTGGACTGACTAAAATTTATTACTAAGACATCTAGGAAATCTAAATTCGATAGAACTGAAATATGAATCAGTACACGCCAAGTATAACTATGGGCTATATCGAAATCATCATACCCACTGGACTAGTGGTAAATGCCAACATCTACAATTTAATCAGATATCATTAATCCATAGTTCAAAGTTCAGCACTGAAGTGGCAAGCAAACGAAAACATACACAGTTTAAGGAGAATGCAGCAGATCATAAACAGAAAGAGTGTAGAGACAAGCGAAAAATATGTCTTGCCTATTCAGCGATGTCCTAGCCCCATAATACATAggtctttaaaaaaaataaaatagatagGTCTTCTTGGTTGGTCCAAAATAGTAAAATATATGGATCAATAATGTAGAAAAGCACAAGTGAACACACACCTCCAGATTAATTGGCCACTTGATGTGTTCAGCGCCACGTCCCATTAATCGTACTCCGTCTTTTATCTGCTTCCCTATTGCCCCTGTATCCTACAGTAATGGTAATTAGCAGATTGAACTCAgttggaaaaagaaaatggcATAGTCGAGAATGAATTTACTGTACCTTGAGAGTCTTCATTGTAATCAACTCTGAAGAATCAATCTTTCCTGCATTGATCAGTTTGGCAATCTTTCCTAATCCTACTGGCTGCAGAAAGACATGCAAACGGTATTATTAGAAAATGAATGGAATAAAATTGACACATTTGGATTGTCCACAATTGATTAACATAGCAGAAATGGCTTCTGAAGGGAAGACAGGATGAAAATCAGAGACACAACCTCAAAATGTGCTTCAAAATACAAATATCCAAAACACATACAAACAATATTGTTGGAGTTCATTCTGATGGAACAATCATATCCAAACCTAACACATTTCTCACTATCGAATGCGTCTAATCAATATATCCATCAAAATCACAAAGTGTACCTGAAAAGTGAGACTAAAGGGGTTCTTAAAGCCGCGCTTGGGGAGACGGCGGCGCAGCGGGGTCTGTCCACCCTCAAAGCCGAGCTTGCCGGAGCCCCTGGCCTTCTGGCCCTTGTGTCCCCGCCCGGCCGTCTTGCCCTTCCCGGAGCCAATCCCGC contains:
- the LOC126798637 gene encoding uncharacterized protein LOC126798637: MLIRRRLASLLFSASVASPKPKPSLALPPLHFPALSPNPNPSFNLDLGIVRAYSSLLSLNDLRPKVPRKQKTRKGRGIGSGKGKTAGRGHKGQKARGSGKLGFEGGQTPLRRRLPKRGFKNPFSLTFQPVGLGKIAKLINAGKIDSSELITMKTLKDTGAIGKQIKDGVRLMGRGAEHIKWPINLEVSRVTVRAKDAVEAAGGSVRRVYYNKLGFRALLTPEWFEKKGRLLPRAARPPPKQKDKVDSIGRLPAPTKPIPFLTEENEATSSSST